The proteins below are encoded in one region of Tachypleus tridentatus isolate NWPU-2018 chromosome 4, ASM421037v1, whole genome shotgun sequence:
- the LOC143249747 gene encoding hyaluronidase-1-like translates to MQIKLSLICCLTFILLISLDEYAAEEDINFKVFWNVPSYICSKKYGINVTDSLRKFGVLVNTAEKFRGDSITIFYAKDLGLYPRIEEGSYINGGHPQLSDMNKHLEKAKNDIETKIPSKDFDGLAVIDWESWRPVWEYNWGGFRQYQTISRELVKNNIQTGQQKKWTRKLQLNGKRLPRFGCLIRYSWVKLNALLVNGATIYFLTVTIIKIKISQMNTCVEKVL, encoded by the exons ATGCAGataaagctttccttgatttgttgTCTCACGTTTATATTACTCATAAGTCTTGATGAGTACGCTGCCGAAGAAGatataaactttaaagttttttggAATGTTCCGTCTTATATATGTTCAAAGAAATATGGAATAAATGTCACCGACTCACTAAGAAAGTTTGGGGTGCTTGTGAATACTGCAGAGAAGTTCAGGGGAGActctattacaatattttatgcaaaGGACCTTGGACTTTATCCAAGGATTGAAGAAGGTTCGTACATTAATGGCGGACACCCTCAg CTTAGTGATATGAATAAGCACCTTGAGAAGGCTAAGAACGATATTGAAACGAAAATACCAAGTAAAGATTTTGATGGTCTTGCCGTTATCGACTGGGAATCTTGGAGACCAGTGTGGGAGTATAACTGGGGCGGTTTTCGGCAGTACCAGACAATATCACGTGAGCTTGTAAAGAACAACATCCAAACTGGTCAGCAGAAGAAGTGGACGAGAAAGCTGCAGCTGAATGGGAAGAGGCTGCCAA GGTTTGGATGCTTGATACGTTACTCATGGGTAAAACTGAACGCCCTCTTGGTAAATGGTGCTACTATTTATTTCCTGACtgttacaattataaaaataaagatcagcCAGATGAATACTTGTGTAGAGAAAGTGTTGTAG